Proteins encoded within one genomic window of Larus michahellis unplaced genomic scaffold, bLarMic1.1 SCAFFOLD_34, whole genome shotgun sequence:
- the LOC141737312 gene encoding olfactory receptor 14J1-like yields MAYDRYVAICKPLHYGTLLGSRACVHMAAAAWGSGFLYALLHTANTFSLPLCQGNALDQFFCEIPQILKLSCSHSDSLREVGLLVVSVCLAFGCFVFIVLSYVQIFRAVLRIPSEQGRHKAFSTCLPHLAVVSLFISTGIFAYLKPPSISSPVLDLVVAVLYSVVPPAVNPLIYSMRNQELKDALLMSCLTNLVAFYNGMTA; encoded by the exons atggcctatgaccgctacgttgccatctgcaaacccctgcactacgggaccctcctgggcagcagagcttgtgtccacatggcagcagctgcctggggcagtgggtttctctatgctctcctgcacacggccaatacattttccctgcccctctgccagggcaatgccctggaccagttcttctgtgaaatcccccagatcctcaagctctcctgctcacactcagactccctcagggaagttgggcttcttgtggttagtgtctgtttagcatttggttgttttgttttcatcgtgctgtcctatgtgcagatcttcagggccgtgctgaggatcccctctgagcagggacggcacaaagccttttccacgtgcctccctcacctggccgtggtctccctctttatcagcactggcatttttgcctacctgaagcccccctccatctcctccccagttcttgatctggtggtggctgtgctgtactccgtggtgcctccagcagtgaaccccctcatctacagcatgaggaaccaggagctcaaggatgccct GCTCatgtcctgcctgaccaacctagtggctttctacaacggcATGACTGCATGA